A stretch of DNA from Scatophagus argus isolate fScaArg1 chromosome 23, fScaArg1.pri, whole genome shotgun sequence:
TGTGCTGAATTCAAcctcttctttcatttcatttaattatacTACATGCCTTTCTACCATATATGCATTAGATAGTGTCGAGTTTGACTTACAAATTGTAGcaaagatgagaaaaatgaagacCGTGTGGTGTAGATGTTTTCATAtcactgttttgttcttgtGGATTTTCAGATTATTGCTGGCTCTGGTCCTGGTCCCATCGCCCTGTTGGCCTCCACCTCTGACCTGCGCAGTGTCTATCCTCAGTAACGGACACATAGACCGCAACCTTAAGGTGACCACCAAAACTCAAATCAGACAAATCAAACTGAAGTTGCTGTCATGTGCTAAAAGCTTTAACAACAAGGCTACTGAGATGAGTATGTTGCAGTAAAAGCTGAGGTTAAACTTTTTTCCACAGtttcacacagattttttttgtttttggtttggtcCCTCTGCATTGGCATGGCTATTGTGTGTCAGTAggtgataatgataatgatatgcAAGATGAAGATTATGCTTCAAGGTAAAGGTTAACGctctctgaaactgaaaactctACAGTATAATCATTTTGTGCgatgtttacattttactgtcagtCATTTCACAGATGACCCTGAGTTtgttccccctctctcccctctcagGTCTCGACATTTTGTACTGAGGCTCTCACAATCTGTAACTCCCTACTCCATCCCCGCACTCCCTCCATCACCTTGCCCTTGCCACCCCTCACCCTGAAACCCTCACCCACCACTCCAGTCCTGCCCTCCTCTCAGGGACCTACCCCTGGACTTACTTTGCCAACCCTCCTAGGGGGGCCTGCCCCCGGTCCTCCCTTTCCCACCCGCCACTCCCTTAGCCTGGGCCCTGCTTCTCTGTTAGGTTCTCTGGAGAACCACCTCTCTCTGGTTCCGGGACTGCCGGGCCAGACCCCCACCCCAGGAGAGATGATCCTGTCCCCACACGCACACCACCAACAGGACCCTACTGGATTGGGCCCTCTAGAGGGGCAGAGGCCCGTGTTCATCCGCTACgacagagaggaagcagaggatgTGGAGATCTCTCTGGCCAGTGACTCGGATGACAGCGTGGTCATCGTTCCTCCAGGTATGCTAAACATGGAGAACAAGCAAGATGAGACGACGGTGGCAAACTCTCAGAATATGGCTTCTGCTGCACCAGGAGGCTCTACAGTTACACTTCCAGAAGGAGAATCGATCACCATTGTCCCcactacagcaacaacaaccacagtaGATGGGGTCTCACTCCCTAACAATCTTGCTACCTCCTCCCCCCAactcaccacctccaccacccctATCAACTCCTTTGCTTCTTCTTGTGCCTCTGTGGTCTCCCTGGTTCCACCTTTGAACTCCAGCACACTCACAGCTCCAGCTGGTGGTATGGGGGACTCCTTGCCTGGCAGACCTCAGCTCCAACAGATGCTGATGCAGCCCTCCAACGCAGGGCAGCCTGGTCCCATCGGTCTGCCACTCCAAATGCACCAGCTGCAGAATCAGCTGAGCCAGCAGCAGGGACGGCACCTCCACCAACACCAACCGCCGCCTGCCAGCAATGAAGACTCTGGTATCATTAACATCAACAGcactgatgatgaggaggaagaagaggaggacatggaggatgatgaagagctggaggaggaggaggaagaggaggaagggatggatgaggaggaggaggaagtgagtgaTTTTGCTGAGGATGAGTTTTACGATGGGGAAGAGTATGAAGACTatgatgaagaagagggagaagagctggaggaagaggaggaggaagaagatgggGATATACCTCCACTGGAGGGAGCAGAGGACAAGGCTGGAGAGATAAGGATAGAGGAAGGGAAGATGCTACGAGCAGCGGTGGATGAACTAGGGATGGCTGGATTCAGTGCAGatggagaagcagagggagggatAGAGGAGATCCAGACCAACAGAGCTCTGATagcagaggacaggatgaaGGTACAAGAGGTGGAGAGCATCGGAGTCCTGGAGGAGGCGCgagagggtgagggagaggaggatgaaagtGAAAGGATGGATGACCCCACAATGCCACAGATCTTGTGTGTCACTGGAGGAGcactggaggagagggaggaggaggaggaggagggaggaggagaaggaagaggagagagaggaggagggcggCAGGAGGAGGCGAGCTTGTGGGAGCACGGAGACAATGAGACTGAGCCAAAACCCTCCTCAGAAGAATGCACAGCTAATAAGAATCAACAGGTAGCTACCACAACTTTGAAATCTCACTTTTGAAGCATACTGACCACTTAGGAGTTAAATTATAGAGTGGAAGAGTGAAAGGTTGAAAGAAATGCTAAACCCCATAAAATAAGTTTAATAAGAGTAAATTGTAATGAGTTGAAATTAGAGATTAAAGAAGAttataaagattatttttattatcctTTAATCTGCCAGTTACTTTTGCGATTAATCGTTTAGTCAAGCTCATCACAATTTTCCAGAGGCCAAAGTAACATCAGATTCTTTATTTACTATCTGAAAcgacaaagaaaacaaaagatcaTTGCAAGttattcacatttttgcatgaaaaaaaaagaattaaacaatttgatcatcaaaatagttggcaatcAATTTTCTTTAGGTTTTACCTATGATTAATTGAATAATCATTCATCTCTACTTGAAATCACAGTTGATTTAtgagcacaaaaataaattcaagtgTACTGAAAGAAGCTGAAGTTATAGTTTAAATGTAAGTACTAGCAAGAATTTAAGTGCATTTTCAGTGGATCAAATGTGAAATCTTAAGAGTtaaaccactgactgtatgGAAAGATGGCCGACATGAGACTTCCTCTTAAGGATCTCTGTCGCTCCGCTGATGGCAGGCTCCAGTGTAGGTCAGGCAGATGGggcaaaaactcaaagtacGTGTCAAATAACTTTTCCCAAAGATGGCTTCTGTCattttatcacactgatgtacgctcaagtgttcatttttctgttaagtttggttttaattagttagcACACATATCAAGAAGACTAAATCAGTATGTAAACAAAAATTGTTTCAAtgcattcagcatttttttatcgttttatttgtttgtttttttcactccGACTGTAAACTGTTTCTTGATAAGAAAACTTCACAGGGTTGTAGATGTCTTGTTTCTGAATTTTTCTCTGAAACCATTCTGGGACAACAATAGCATAACCGTAGAGATGTTAATTAAATCCAGATCTTCTTGCCTGACTGTGGGGTCCCAAAATGTCTCTGAAGGTCAGGGATCGTTATATGACAGGAGTATTGTTATATCCTCCTACATTATCTGTGTTTTGGTTCTACCAatagcagaaaaatgaaacaggtATTTTTAGTGTTCTTCTGGGGAAACTGAGCTTTCCACCTAAAGCTGTCCGTCTTCAACTCAACAGGAGTCAGGAGCTGAACTGGCACAGGAATCCAGTGTGAGTGATCACCTGCCATCTGGTCATTGGGAGGAAGAGCCAACAACTGTCCAAAAAGGAGATGTAGCAGCGGCAGATCCTGAAACTTCAACGGACCAGAGTACAAAACACCAAGAGGAGACAGACACTGAGCAAATGGaaacaataaaagcagaagAGCAGGAGACAGAAGACGTGGGTGGTAGAGAGAGTAACGGAGAGGACGGGAAaggagtgaagaggaagagagaggagacacacaaagaggaagaggcaggacaaagcactgaaaagaaaaaggtaaaCATTCAtggctgattttatttatttatttatttatggcttATTTAATAGGGTcatacagaagaagaagaaaaaaaaacatacagtatctgTGAGTataaatatatgtgtatatatatatatatatatatatatatatatggttaTAGTTACATTACTCTGCCTTTTTGAGGATGAATTAGAAGATAACTGTAGCATGTGCACACTGGCACACAAACCTGCTCACAGGGTGTCCTTGTGTTCTCTGTCACATCCAATCAGGTTAGAGGAATAGCAGTTGCCACAGTGACTGAATAGATTTTCCTTTCATCAGCATCACAGCATATTTCAGTAGTTGTGTCTCCCTGTCTTGCTCAGCTGGATGATGATACCATGGCCTCCATGTTGGCTGATTTTGTTGCCTGCCCACCTGATGATGAAGACGGTGCCTCTGGATCAAACCAGTCAAACATTTGCCAACCTGAACTGATCTGATGGAAATTATcatgtatataatatataatctAAGGATACTGTATCATTCATGACATTTCCAAGGTTTAGTTACATCACTGTGTTCAAATAATACTGGTAGAATATAGtcttaagtctttttttttttttttttaaaacagtaatGCCAACTTCAAGCTACAGTATGATGGGCATGGGAACATTTGGGTGAGCGGTTGTAAGACTTTTTGCTGTGTCAAATCACCTAGCTTAACAATAACTAGTCTTATATTAAGTACAAGAAGCAGTACATTTCCTACAGCTCTTTAGTACAGCTGCCCAGCAAGGTGAGGCTCTGTTACCCAGAATGCTCCAATGCCTTTGTTgtatacagtacacagtgtCCCACAGTTAAGACTATAAAGTAGTTTTCTTGCATTTATATGTATCTTTTATGCTCTGTATGTTTTGTCATCACAGTCATATGCTTTGATataaagaagtaaaaaaaaaaagaaaaaaaatcagacatgGCTTACATACGTTATAGTTTTTCTATAATTTACTGGTTAAAAATAATCTTGGGTTCTCActctttacaaaaaaaataagttgGTTCACCTACATTACATTTAGTTAGTCAGTGAGGTTTGTAGATTTCCCATTGTTACCAGAACattatttttggaaaaacatttttatattgtattttgaattttagtGTTTTGAGCTACACAAATTCACCTCAAGTGTGAATTGAGACATGTGTACTCCAGTTCTATATTACATATTaacattttgcagtgtttaagtatttttttttttttaaaggatacTTATACATGAAAATTATACAAGAAACAACCACTGACTCCCCATGTCGATGACACCAACAGAAATCCGCTAAACTGCAGCTTTGGAACACAACTGACATTGAACACATGAGAGACAACAGAACTGTCTCGTTTCCCTCTCGCTTTCTAGAACTCTTTCACAGCTGTTTAGTACTGAAATGTTGCATAGCTGTGAGCTATTCATCCATTAcctggttgaacacacatgcagcacagcaCACTACATgtagtgaacacacacaggagcagtgggctgccatgtcaggtgtTAGATGCCTTGCTCAGGGGCAAGTCAGCAGATTTTGAGTctgtaatattttatattccaaATCGAGGCTGGAAAAAggtgccccccccccatccaggttggaggagagttcctgcctcaagtggaggagtttcagtatcttggggtcttgttcacgagtgagggaagatgggagcgtgagattgacaggcagatCAGTGCAGCAGTACTGTGGTTGTTGTATTGGTCCATCGTGGTAAAGAGGGACCTGAGCCataaggtgaaggtctcaatttaccggtcaatctacgttcctaccctcacctacGGTCgtgaactttgggtcatgaccgaaagaacgagatctcggatacaagtggctgaaatgagcttcctccgcagggtgaCGGGgtgctcccttagggataggatgaggagctctgtcacctgggaggagtagagctgctgctcctccacatcgagaggagtcagttgaggtggctcgggcatctgtttcggatgccctGGATGCTTTCCTGcggaggtgttccgggcatggaggaggccccgaggaagactcaggacacgctggagggactatgtcactcggctggcctgggaacgccttggggtccacccagaagagctggaggaagtgtctggggagagggaagtctgggcatccctgctcaagctgctgcccttGCTACCCGGTTCCGGATGAAGCGGAaggagatggatggataatatTTTCACACCGAAAAATTGAGAAACTATGGCATACTTTTATGAGGTAAGACTAAGTGTGTAGTGTGCACAGCTTTGTGATTTTTGCTGTGGCCACAACTGGAAGATAAACTGGCCctattgttgtgtttattattgttgttatgaATCAACTGGctgattctgtttgtttcattgaCTTAAGTTCTAAAAGATTCATAGTCACTGACAACATAGTTAATTTAAGTTCTTTTTACTgaacacatttaacatttgcaGCACTGATTCTGACTATCTTCAGATCAGTACAAATCTCGGCCATGAAGGCAAAAAGGGTCATAGAGAATCTTACATGTAACTCATTActtaattttgaaatttaatCACCATTAAATACTTTGGGTTACGAAGGATAGGTAAATGCATTCTGGATGGAATTACAACTATATTATTTCATTACCTAAATAACAAATGATGCTTCAGGCCTATTATCCTGAAATATCAATTTAAAGGGTACACTAATGAGTTACTATTGCACCATGAAGTTTGGGTTCTCAAAAAAGATAAATCAACAATTTCTCAAAATCTGTGTGTAAGTCAAAAGCTGACATAAcccaaattattttattgtttcaatATTGCTCAAtcgtctgtttctgtctgttcagaCCCACCATGCAGAATGGTCGGTTACATGGTAACCAGGTTCACTGAGTGGAGACACTATATCTCCACCCTGCATATTCAATATGTACAGGGACGGACCCCCACACGAGCAGCTGAAGTGGATACTCATCAGCTTAACCCCTTGGCTAAAACTCCTTTAAAACATGGGTAAAAGTAGAATGGATCTGAAAGTCTAAGAAAAATTTAGgtttaaaaacagaatcaaTTTAAGGTGAAGCTCTTGGTGGACAACCACAATGCGGATGCAAGTCTCTGAGGCAAACTTCTAGGGATCACCACTGATGGGCAATGATTACGACAGagccacacagacaaaacaattgGAGAAATGGGAAGAGAATAATATCACTCTTACATCTACTTCTTAAAGGGGCATTGTagtatttttaaactgaagCCATATGTTTACATATTTGGGTGTGTATATGATTCATATTTACCAGAAATTTTGGAACTGGTCTCCTCAGCTGGAagctgcagtgactgtaacATAATCTTCTGAGGCAACTTCaattattaaaaattcaaaatctaCTGAGTGGTAAGTGTTTTTTGACACTGTCAGGCTGCACTTGTCACTTTCAGTGCCCCCCCTGGAGACATAAACCTTTTTGTTAAAGCATAAAATCCTTTTTGGTTAATCAGAAACACGAGCCTCTTTCAAGGAGAAGTCTTGTTCTGAAAGCTTGTGAAATGTGAGTTGTTTCGCCATGTAGACTGTTGCAATCAGGTAAtctttggaaataaattatttcttgCTGACAGATCCTCTTTGTAAACTCCCCTCTCCAACTGTGAATTACCTATCATCTTTCAACAACAAATGTATATGGATAGCTCACATAGAACAAGATtaaaagattaagattaagattaagattaaagatttaagattaagattaaagtgacatattttgtcattggagggaactcactccaacgaaatttgttctctgcatttaacccacccaagtgacgtgcacacacacacagcaaacccagggcagtgggcgaccgcgtgcagcgcccggggagcagtgggggtaggtaccttgctcaagggtacctcagccatggacaccgggacggggaatcgaaccagcgatccaccggttacgggtccaacaccctaaccgcaATGTTGTACCAGGAATCTGCTGGAGCCGCTCTTCCAGTTTGGGGATCCAAGCCCCCAGTGCTCCATTTCCCGCTGGGACCACTCTTGCTTTTACTTGCCACATCTCTGCCAAGTCTTTTTTCACACCCTGTTATTTTTCAAGATTCCCACGGTCCTTTTTATGATGTTGCTGTCGCTTGGGATTGCTACATCCATCACTACTGCcatcttctgttgtttgttgaccaCCATGACCACCACAATGTCCAAGTGGTTTGCCATCACCACTTTAGGaggtgtcttccattctgaccttgggatttccagcccatactcagcATAGATGTTTCTTTATACTATGCCAGCCACTTGGTTATGGCATTCAATGTATGCTATTCCTGCCATCATCTTACACCCTGCTGTCATGTGCTGAACTGTCTAATGGGTGTCCTTGCACAGCCTACACCTCTCTGGTGTAGCGGAGCCCAGCCTCTATTGACCTTATACCGAGggcctgttcttgtgctgccacAATTACCACTTCTGTGCTGTTCAATCCAGCCTATTCCAGCCATTGGTACGATTTCTTTGTATTAGTCTTGTATTAGCCACTATCTGTTGGTGGCACATGAGCTTGTCCCTTCATGATGGTTTGTCTTCCTATCATCATTACCAGGTTTCTTCTGCTGGAGGTATTCActtatcagttcatctttgtGGGACATCTTCCTGATGTACTCCTGagtctttgttgtttcatcctaGACAGTAGTTCTGACACTCACTAGTCCTCAACCTCccttggaccacaaactggttatggaccacaaactggactggtgcaagaacgtggacactgtctacagaaagggccaccgctgcctctattttctgaggctgctgaggtccttcaacatctgcaggacgatgctgagtGCCATCACATAcgctgttgcctgctggggcagcaaTGTTGTAATGTTGCCTTGTGGTAGTTCAACCCTCTGCATTCTGATCTACCAGAATGTATTGCAATGCATTTCACAGACATTGAATGGGAAGCATGTAAATGACTGGTCCTGTGGAAATGAAATTTGTCTGCTCAAAATTTTCATTGCATGCCAAAACTGTGTCCTCTGACAAGCCATGTTGATCAATTTCAGCAGCTAAGGTCAGCATGTTATCTCTAACATCACAAACATGTTCCATCCTATCTGCACAACATGTGCTTTGTGAAGATAACCATGCTCCCTCATTTGCATACcggaaatggaaataaataaagccatgaaataaaagtaccatgaaataaacagatgtagttttattcaaaacatcaatttgaaataaatgtatttatttattgggtTTATTTCATAGccatatttattgatttaatttggAATAAAATGGCTCTCCGTAGAAATCTATCACTCAGAAGGTATTTTAAAAGATAATATCCATACAACTTGGTGTATGAACTTTAGATTCTGTTTTTGAACATGAAGTTTTTACAGCCGCTGCTTGCATGTTGCTCAGCCCATGTCCAGCTCTTCTTTtgcaactctctctctctctctctctctctctctctctctctctctctctctctctccctttctgtgtgtatgtgtgtgttgaagtgcAAGGAGACACCATAGAAAGGACTGATTGAGCGGAGTGTGTGAAGTAAGACGGAGGGAGCTGAGaagattaaaaagaagaaggaaaagctGGCAACAGACAAGAggattttttgcattttgatacCATGCTGAAAAGGTAACTGTTGATCTTATAGAAGGACttttaaaacagagaaagagaaaataactagaacagggagaggagagagaaaaaaaagggaagtgtcagaagacaaacaaatagaagaagaagaaactgataTTCATTTCAATTCTTAACCAaggcatgtttttctgtttcttcttgtaTTGCTGACTGTGATTATTTCCTCATGTTCATATGTTGCATCAACAGGCAAAACTTCTAATTGATACTGCTCTGTGGATCTGTTTGATCTCATTATCACTGACACCACTGTAGGAACACATAGTTTCATCACCGTATTTGGTAAGTTGAGTGTGTTGGCTTAACGTAGGATCAATCTGCGTTCAATTACTGCTTGGAGGCAAGCAAAGTTGATCATTTTGATAATTCATCAGTGACTGTACTGACCCTTAGAATTAGGTTTCTGAAAGCATTGAGCTTGGAGGAAAAAGTAACACGAGGCAGAGCTCAGTTCAGCTGTACAAAGGAATATATATACAGTTAAGAATAAACATGAAGCTTGAGAAGCAAGGAGAAGTTATAAAATGTTACGAGGTTGGTTCCAAAATGGGGACAAATGGTTTGAGGTGGAAACAAAGGCCATATCTGGAGCACAGGGCGTGATGAGAACGCAGTGtaacagagacaaaaatgacTAAGACAAAAGTGCTACAGTTAAGTAATACAAAGATACGATATCAAGGCACATCACACAAAACTCATGTTGCCTATAAAAGGTCTTAGTCACATACTGTTGCCGACATATGGGCTGTTTCAGACCActtatcttttctttcatcagaTCATTTGCATCAGTGTGGTTTACAAATTTGCTTTCTCTTGAAATGATATTCGAATATTACCAGGAAATAACACTCACATAACGAGGACCAAAGCATCAGAAATGAATAgtattgccccccccccccccccccccccgtgacCTGGTTAGTGTCAGGGAGATGTGTAGAGATAAACCCTGCAGCTGTATATTAAGCTGTATGTTTATTCTTCTTCACAACTTATAGTGATACAACAGTTAGtttccatatattcaaatacAGCAGATGTTGCTCGGCTTCTGACATTTACAGAATGCACCTGAGTATACGTCAATACATGGAACACTAAGGCACAGTCAAACAAATACCCTTGTGTTCATAAGTGTTCTTGTTTCCCAGTTGCACCTGAAGCATGCACTGCCAACTGGACAGCAATAAACATTGTTACTGGCTgtgaacaaagacacaaagttaccatttatgtatttatcaaCTGAATAACTTGTGTGGAAAAACCCTATTTTGCGTCTCTTTTGTATTTCTATGATACTCCTGTATATCACGTTCAATGTTAGTGACCTATCTTAGTCTTAGTCTAGCCCGGCCACGTCTTGGCCAACCTTTCTTACATCAAAAATACACAACGCTCCAATGCGTTATCTCTAACATTCTTACCACTTAAATTGACAGATGTATGATGAAGAATATTAACCCCCCTGTATGTTAAGACAAAGAGGCAAAAAACTTTAGCTTCTGCACCACTTTGTTTTCTAACCCTTTACATTAGCTGTCACACAGCTATTAATTTCTGATCATTGATTCCTATGAAATACCAGGCTAGTGTAATAGTGTAATGACTGGAGTAGCACAGTCAGGAGGACCCACACAGACAAATCAGGAGACAGATTGCAGTTCAACTCATAGTCTTTAACTTGTCAGTACACACTTCATGGGGTTGTTTCTGACTAAAGAGTTATATCGTATAAACTCAACATTTCCTGTGGAAATA
This window harbors:
- the pelp1 gene encoding proline-, glutamic acid- and leucine-rich protein 1; translation: MLSLHKEKKKQEFIKSTSPSRTLVTFALRRGKMATSAWLRGPSAMRLTEGLVSVLQEQRPEYLPALLANYREHGVFPTQGASAVGGLVGFSNAKLGSSKTRFEGLCLLSMLVKDSSSDLFQQHCLSWLRSLQQVIQSQAPVQTIQLAVNILKDVLQYSSQLAELAREVGLNSVLGILTSLLGLKTECELAAMEGMMACMTYYPRACGSLKDKLGAYFLSRMDNTNTKTQEMACLCYGHLPCLGGLLERGVGAGRAESWTNQIHCLLASANSQLAQIYQGSETDGTVQYEGPGVELSFPHLDQSDPLLLLQLQHRYTAVCLALKHSLRVDPASAVRLPVRPILNLVCRALAVSSKSINLTGDGSVRLLVLPIIHINTLDVLSALITAVRSSMVQYAAVLQRLFSQTLSAWTPLPEASLGQQRAYSSVRVSVYRTLELWVQMAGASANILQGSPGHSELLFNHLLSDITPETESVKLRVGLSADVVPGGKPGPRRTKPLVIADTVGPSLQRKGDLLANQDTCIAALRALRQIILTSGTLLKDDIHKRLHDLVLPLCVRLQQQQSSSSTSCESAGGISGQYSSALTRRELYRLLLALVLVPSPCWPPPLTCAVSILSNGHIDRNLKVSTFCTEALTICNSLLHPRTPSITLPLPPLTLKPSPTTPVLPSSQGPTPGLTLPTLLGGPAPGPPFPTRHSLSLGPASLLGSLENHLSLVPGLPGQTPTPGEMILSPHAHHQQDPTGLGPLEGQRPVFIRYDREEAEDVEISLASDSDDSVVIVPPGMLNMENKQDETTVANSQNMASAAPGGSTVTLPEGESITIVPTTATTTTVDGVSLPNNLATSSPQLTTSTTPINSFASSCASVVSLVPPLNSSTLTAPAGGMGDSLPGRPQLQQMLMQPSNAGQPGPIGLPLQMHQLQNQLSQQQGRHLHQHQPPPASNEDSGIININSTDDEEEEEEDMEDDEELEEEEEEEEGMDEEEEEVSDFAEDEFYDGEEYEDYDEEEGEELEEEEEEEDGDIPPLEGAEDKAGEIRIEEGKMLRAAVDELGMAGFSADGEAEGGIEEIQTNRALIAEDRMKVQEVESIGVLEEAREGEGEEDESERMDDPTMPQILCVTGGALEEREEEEEEGGGEGRGERGGGRQEEASLWEHGDNETEPKPSSEECTANKNQQESGAELAQESSVSDHLPSGHWEEEPTTVQKGDVAAADPETSTDQSTKHQEETDTEQMETIKAEEQETEDVGGRESNGEDGKGVKRKREETHKEEEAGQSTEKKKLDDDTMASMLADFVACPPDDEDGASGSNQSNICQPELI